A section of the Candidatus Eisenbacteria bacterium genome encodes:
- the amrB gene encoding AmmeMemoRadiSam system protein B yields the protein MADLIQIQDPGESGTLRPLLRPLEVTAVQDQGRDLLVLADPLHVVEDAVVLPVEYLPLLELLDGSRTVEQLAAFVLKETGDLQVGGLLRQLVGRLDELLLLDSPRFQDAWRRLQREYRGLPVRAAALAGISYPEEPAELRAHLAGLREEALKFRPAEADHAPADALVSPHIDPRRGGPAMALAYLSWEDAAPRLIVPGGDHREPDVVAAFGTGHAVLGSLVVPTRKDFETPLGTVPTCVPVVDALAAEFGDEVFAEEIAHRDEHSLEFQALFLASLMERGARFEMVPLLCGPFSGFLEAGRRPSDDEVVNHFVDTLRGALKATGRRVRFLAGVDLSHVGMRFGDDWKPTEDNLVRLEESDRALVDAALTGDAEQWFDAVARERNRTQVCGFSAIYLMLRVMGGGRGRLLRYEQSPEEDSASVVTYAAIAFEADGRA from the coding sequence ATGGCGGACCTCATCCAGATCCAGGACCCGGGAGAGTCGGGCACGCTGCGGCCGCTGCTGCGCCCGCTCGAGGTCACGGCGGTGCAGGACCAGGGTCGCGACCTGCTGGTGCTCGCCGATCCGCTCCACGTGGTGGAGGACGCGGTGGTGCTGCCGGTGGAGTACCTGCCGCTGCTCGAGCTGCTGGACGGCTCGCGCACCGTGGAGCAGCTCGCGGCGTTCGTGCTGAAGGAGACCGGGGACCTGCAGGTCGGCGGGCTGCTGCGCCAGCTGGTGGGCCGGCTGGACGAGTTGCTGCTGCTGGACTCGCCGCGCTTCCAGGACGCCTGGCGGCGCCTCCAGCGGGAGTACCGGGGCCTGCCGGTGCGGGCGGCCGCGCTCGCGGGGATCAGCTACCCGGAGGAGCCCGCCGAACTGCGCGCGCACCTGGCCGGCCTCCGCGAGGAGGCCCTGAAGTTCCGGCCCGCGGAAGCGGACCACGCGCCCGCCGACGCGCTGGTGTCGCCGCACATCGACCCGCGGCGCGGCGGGCCGGCCATGGCGCTGGCCTACCTCTCCTGGGAGGACGCGGCCCCCAGGCTGATCGTGCCCGGCGGGGACCACCGCGAGCCCGACGTGGTGGCCGCGTTCGGCACCGGGCATGCCGTGCTGGGCAGCCTGGTGGTGCCTACGCGCAAGGACTTCGAGACGCCGCTGGGGACAGTCCCGACGTGCGTACCCGTGGTGGACGCCCTGGCCGCGGAATTCGGCGACGAGGTGTTCGCCGAGGAGATCGCGCACCGCGACGAGCACTCGCTGGAGTTCCAGGCGCTGTTCCTGGCCTCGCTGATGGAGCGCGGGGCTCGATTCGAGATGGTGCCGCTGCTGTGCGGACCGTTCTCGGGCTTCCTGGAGGCCGGCAGAAGGCCCTCGGACGACGAGGTGGTGAACCACTTCGTGGACACGCTCCGGGGCGCGCTCAAGGCTACCGGTCGGCGGGTGCGCTTCCTGGCGGGCGTGGATCTCTCGCACGTCGGCATGCGCTTCGGGGATGACTGGAAGCCCACCGAGGACAACCTGGTGCGGCTGGAGGAGAGCGACCGCGCCCTGGTGGACGCGGCGCTGACCGGGGACGCCGAGCAGTGGTTCGACGCGGTGGCGAGGGAGCGCAACCGCACGCAGGTGTGCGGCTTCTCCGCG